Proteins co-encoded in one Maylandia zebra isolate NMK-2024a linkage group LG16, Mzebra_GT3a, whole genome shotgun sequence genomic window:
- the tfdp1a gene encoding transcription factor Dp-1a: MAKDAGLIETNGELKVFIDQNLSPSKGVLSLVTVQPTAAPVAKQLLPKTLGPSNVNVATHMQNVPHMVIGTPQRPTVSNTILVNSPHTPSSQFLTQSQPADASPWSSGKRGKKGEKNGKGLRHFSMKVCEKVQKKGVTTYNEVADELVAEFSSSDNHMSPNDSHVYDQKNIRRRVYDALNVLMAMNIISKEKKEIKWIGLPTNSAQECQNLEVERQRRLERIKQKQSQLQELILQQIAFKNLVQRNRQTEQQANRPPPPNSIIHLPFIIVNTSKKTVIDCSISNDKFEYLFNFDSMFEIHDDIEVLKRMGMACGLEVGKCSPEDLKIARSLVPKALEPYVIEMAKGPISNVYITGGSSANGARYPANSDGCTDGTMASSSNDSHYSGSRVETPVSYMGDDDDEDEYDENDDED, encoded by the exons ATGGCTAAAGAT GCTGGTCTAATTGAAACCAATGGAGAGCTAAAGGTTTTCATCGATCAGAATCTGAGCCCTAGTAAAG GTGTCCTGTCCTTGGTTACTGTCCAGCCCACAGCTGCCCCTGTGGCCAAACAGCTACTACCCAAAACCCTTGGGCCATCCAATGTGAACGTCGCtacacacatgcaaaatgtgCCACACATG GTGATTGGAACACCCCAGAGGCCTACCGTATCGAACACCATTTTGGTAAACAGTCCACACACACCCAGTTCCCAGTTCCTCACACAGAGTCAACCAGCCGATGCCTCTCCTTGGTCATCAGG AAAACGTGGGAAGAAAGGGGAAAAGAATGGGAAGGGCTTGAGGCATTTTTCCATGAAGGTGTGCGAGAAGGTGCAGAAGAAAGGAGTGACCACGTACAATGAAGTGGCAGATGAACTGGTGGCAGAATTCAGCTCATCAGACAACCACATGTCACCGAATGACTCA CATGTGTATGACCAGAAGAACATTCGGCGACGCGTTTATGATGCACTTAACGTGCTTATGGCCATGAACATTATttctaaagagaaaaaagaaatcaagtgGATTGGTCTACCCACCAACTCAGCGCAAGAGTGCCAAAACCTAGAG GTGGAGAGACAAAGGCGGCTGGAGAGGATTAAGCAGAAACAATCACAGCTTCAGGAGCTCATACTGCAG CAAATAGCTTTTAAGAACCTGGTTCAGAGGAATAGGCAGACAGAGCAGCAGGCAAACCGACCTCCACCTCCCAACTCCATCATCCACCTTCCTTTCATTATTGTCAACAccagcaagaaaactgtcattgACTGCAGCATCTCCAATGACAA GTTCGAGTATTTGTTTAACTTCGACAGCATGTTTGAGATCCACGATGACATCGAGGTGCTAAAACGTATGGGCATGGCCTGCGGCTTGGAGGTGGGAAAGTGTTCTCCAGAGGATCTGAAAATCGCACGTAGCCTGGTGCCCAAAGCTCTAGAGCCTTATGTTATAG AAATGGCCAAAGGTCCCATCAGTAACGTCTACATCACTGGAGGTTCCTCTGCTAATGGAGCCCGTTACCCTGCAAACAG TGATGGCTGCACTGATGGCACCATGGCGTCCAGTTCAAACGATTCTCACTACAGCGGGTCTCGTGTGGAGACTCCAGTGTCTTACATGGGGGATGACGACGATGAGGATGAGTACGATGAGAATGACGATGAAGACTAA
- the LOC101487838 gene encoding rhodopsin kinase GRK1: MDIGGLTTVVANSAYINARGSIDGSNPAAARDKKYHSRLKLPHITVCEGLKDTLDLSFDSVCVEQPIGKRLFREFLDANKEYHGACRLWKDIEDYDLAEDSERAKKASKLVQRYMDPSAKHFCPFLSEDIITKVKESLEAVGDDLFSAALAKTLDYLREAPYTFFLESMYLKRFLQWKWLEMQPMDEDWFLDFRVLGKGGFGEVSACQMKATGKLYACKKLNKKRLKKRKGYEGALVEKCILEKVHSRFIVSLAYAFQTKEELCLVMTIMNGGDLKYHVYLVDENNPGFDEPRACFYIAQIIQGLEHLHQKRIIYRDLKPENVLLDNDGNVRISDLGLAVQLKEGKTMTKGYAGTPGYMAPEMLKGEKYDSSVDYFTLGVTLYEFVAAKNPFRNRGEKVEREEMKERMLTRVVTYTDSFSEHAKSLCDGLLAKEVDQRMGFKNGCCDEIRAHPFFSGINWRKLNAGILPPPFVPDPKVVYAKSLDDVGAFSSVKGVALEDPDKNFFDEFSTGNISIPWQEEMIEMGIYGELNVWGPEGTIPNDLRRESILEQPKSSTCCLS, from the exons ATGGATATCGGAGGACTCACAACCGTGGTAGCAAATTCTGCTTACATCAATGCTCGTGGAAGCATCGATGGCTCTAATCCAGCAGCAGCTCGGGATAAAAAGTACCACTCTCGCCTCAAATTGCCCCACATCACTGTGTGCGAGGGTCTGAAGGACACCCTAGATTTATCCTTTGACTCAGTCTGTGTTGAACAGCCAATTGGCAAACGTCTCTTTAGGGAATTCTTGGACGCAAACAAAGAGTATCACGGGGCATGTCGCTTGTGGAAAGACATCGAGGACTATGACCTGGCAGAGGACTCTGAAAGGGCAAAAAAAGCTTCGAAGTTAGTTCAGCGTTACATGGACCCCTCTGCCAAACACTTCTGCCCGTTCCTCAGTGAGGACATCATAACGAAGGTGAAAGAATCCCTCGAGGCTGTAGGTGATGATTTGTTCTCTGCAGCGCTGGCCAAGACTTTGGACTATCTGCGCGAGGCCCCCTACACTTTCTTCCTGGAGAGCATGTACCTGAAGAGGTTCCTGCAGTGGAAATGGCTGGAGATGCAGCCCATGGATGAAGACTGGTTCCTCGATTTCCGTGTGCTGGGGAAAGGTGGGTTTGGAGAGGTGTCTGCCTGTCAGATGAAAGCCACGGGAAAACTGTACGCCTGTAAGAAACTCAACAAGAAGAGGCTGAAGAAGAGGAAAGGCTACGAG GGGGCGTTGGTGGAGAAATGTATTCTTGAGAAGGTTCACAGTCGCTTCATTGTGTCGCTGGCATACGCCTTTCAGACAAAGGAGGAGCTTTGTCTGGTCATGACCATCATGAATGGAGGAGATCTCAA GTACCATGTTTACCTGGTGGATGAAAACAACCCAGGGTTTGATGAGCCTCGAGCCTGTTTTTACATTGCCCAGATCATCCAGGGCTTGGAGCACCTCCACCAGAAAAGAATCATCTACCGAGATCTCAAACCAGAAAATGTGCTGCTTGATAATGACG GGAATGTACGTATATCTGACTTGGGTCTTGCTGTGCAACTAAAAGAAGGCAAAACCATGACAAAAGGCTATGCTGGGACTCCAG gtTACATGGCACCAGAGATGCTAAAGGGAGAAAAGTACGACTCCTCCGTTGACTACTTCACTCTTGGAGTGACTTTATATGAGTTCGTGGCTGCTAAGAATCCGTTCAGAAACAGAGGAGAGAAG GTGGAACGTGAGGAGATGAAAGAGCGTATGCTAACTCGGGTGGTGACCTACACTGACAGCTTTAGTGAGCATGCAAAGTCGTTGTGTGATGGGCTGCTGGCCAAGGAGGTGGATCAGAGGATGGGTTTTAAGAATGGATGCTGTGACGAAATCAGAGCACATCCATTTTTCAGCGGCATTAACTGGAGGAAACTGAACGCAG GAATTCTACCTCCTCCTTTTGTCCCTGACCCCAAAGTAGTGTATGCTAAAAGTCTGGATGACGTCGGGGCATTCTCCTCTGTGAAGGGGGTGGCATTGGAAGATCCTGATAAGAACTTTTTTGACGAGTTCTCCACGGGCAACATCTCCATTCCTTGGCAAGAGGAGATGATCGAGATGGGAATTTACGGAGAGCTCAACGTTTGGGGCCCTGAAGGCACCATCCCCAACGATCTCCGCAGGGAGTCCATACTAGAGCAGCCAAAGTCATCGACGTGTTGCTTATCTTAG
- the mettl21cb gene encoding S-adenosylmethionine-dependent methyltransferase domain-containing protein, translated as MLMERSSALSQPVRQKPPGKKREDDKEVEEEGTAIKVLTDQRVMAKEALSRRNLWEPSVYYARGNESFHFAGHDISIRESMDTYGALIWPGAIALCQFLENNQQQVNLMDKAVLEIGAGTGLASIVASLLGAWVTATDLPDILSNLTFNLLRNTRGRCRYTPQVVALSWGQDLDRDFPYASYHYDFVLAADVVYHHDCLEELLKTMRHFCPPGSQTTLLWANKIRFQSDLRFTECFKSHFNTTLLTELPQQEIRIYKAMAKE; from the exons ATGCTTATGGAGAGATCATCTGCACTCAGCCAGCCAGTAAGACAAAAGCCTCCTGGAAAGAAAAGGGAAGATGataaggaggtggaggaggagggaacTGCTATTAAAG TACTGACAGACCAGAGGGTGATGGCAAAAGAGGCTCTGAGCAGGAGGAACCTCTGGGAGCCGAGTGTTTATTACGCTCGGGGAAACGAGTCTTTTCATTTTGCCGGTCATGACATCAGCATCCGAGAGTCCATGGATACGTACGGTGCTCTGATCTGGCCTGGG gcAATAGCTTTGTGCCAGTTCTTGGAGAACAACCAGCAACAAGTGAACCTGATGGACAAAGCAGTACTTGAGATTGGAGCTGGGACTGGCTTAGCTTCTATTGTAGCAAGTCTGCTTG GTGCTTGGGTGACGGCAACAGATCTGCCAGACATATTATCTAACCTGACCTTCAACCTGCTGCGAAACACCAGGGGCCGCTGCCGCTACACCCCTCAAGTGGTTGCTCTCTCCTGGGGTCAGGACCTGGATCGAGACTTCCCCTATGCATCATACCACTACGACTTCGTGCTCGCAGCTGATGTGGTCTATCACCACGACTGCCTTGAAGAACTGTTGAAAACTATGCGTCACTTTTGCCCACCAGGAAGTCAAACAACGCTGCTGTGGGCCAACAAGATCCGGTTCCAGTCAGACCTGAGGTTCACAGAGTGCTTTAAGAGCCATTTTAACACCACGTTGCTGACCGAGCTGCCGCAGCAGGAGATCAGGATTTATAAAGCCATGGCAAAGGAGTGA
- the LOC101488112 gene encoding uncharacterized protein LOC101488112 — MKMKTPALLSLSLAVALALPALPRGVEKSPVLTKENQLPLLGDSVPLQGHVQVENPAPQAVLPSKEQQEKVAEEDLKQNVAELEVKVKPDEEQEVKAEPEAEAEVEKAGVVELEVKVKPEVKVEEKSEAQQEAKAEVPVEAEAQMAGVNPEGEGDQELKDDPEFQVESEVKVEPDQLLMELEPEEKHMLDEENYQEPMQLQAHSGLEEEEEEYEEKVEEAEEESHNDMVDELEPLDDDNLFESELTEEEKAANAEFQSQESLIEPKPEEEEEEAKNEMVDEPIMELEPLDDNSPAEPLPEEELFMRKRDYALDQEPVMELEPEMMEEPFQNPSILEEGPALDIMEQPVSLMENYFPNEEAKMAARSEEQESPLAGEEKSQVQLYGEPETEDQIEPDDGEPSGLVSEEENRSRFKQAMQGRRSCPGVVLGEKCYQFFKGPKTPANAELFCQTFPGGHLASITSNHNHAELMKMILKENGKYTRTWIGGLRFLDTGRFIWLDGSKWDYADWLSGEPNNTANKENCLEVLPWGNGKFNDFTCWEPQAFICSYYN, encoded by the exons ATGAAGATGAAGACGCCAGCGCTGCTCTCACTGAGCCTTGCAG TGGCTCTGGCATTGCCAGCACTACCCCGTGGTGTGGAAAAAAGTCCAGTTTTAACTAAAGAAAACCAGCTCCCTCTGCTGGGAGACTCGGTTCCACTGCAGGGTCATGTACAGGTGGAGAATCCTGCACCACAGGCCGTACTACCCTCCAAAGAGCAGCAGGAAAAAGTGGCTGAAGAAGACCTGAAGCAGAATGTGGCAGAACTAGAGGTTAAAGTAAAGCCAGATGAAGAGCAAGAGGTGAAAGCAGAGCCTGAGGCTGAGGCTGAGGTGGAGAAAGCAGGTGTAGTGGAACTAGAAGTCAAAGTGAAGCCAGAAGTTAAGGTGGAGGAAAAGTCTGAAGCACAGCAAGAAGCTAAAGCAGAGGTTCCTGTGGAAGCTGAGGCTCAAATGGCTGGAGTTAATCCAGAAGGTGAGGGTGACCAAGAGCTCAAAGATGACCCCGAGTTCCAGGTGGAGTCAGAGGTAAAAGTTGAGCCAGATCAACTTCTAATGGAGCTAGAACCTGAGGAGAAGCACATGTTAGATGAAGAAAATTATCAGGAGCCTATGCAGCTTCAAGCTCACTCTGGtctggaagaagaagaagaagagtacGAAGAAAAGgtagaagaagcagaagaagaaagtcACAATGACATGGTGGATGAGTTAGAGCCTCTAGATGATGACAACCTGTTTGAATCAGAactgacagaagaagaaaaggctgCAAATGCAGAATTTCAGAGTCAAGAGTCACTCATTGAACCTAagccagaggaggaggaggaggaggcgaaAAATGAAATGGTGGATGAGCCAATCATGGAGTTAGAGCCTCTAGATGATAATAGCCCAGCTGAACCTTTGCCAGAAGAGGAGTTGTTCATGAGGAAGCGGGACTATGCTTTAGATCAAGAACCAGTGATGGAACTGGAGCCTGAGATGATGGAAGAGCCTTTTCAAAATCCTAGTATCTTGGAAGAAGGGCCAGCGCTGGACATAATGGAGCAGCCAGTGTCACTTATGGAAAACTATTTTCCAAATGAAGAAGCTAAGATGGCAGCGAGGTCTGAAGAACAGGAATccccactggcaggggaagaaAAATCACAAGTGCAGCTCTATGGAGAGCCAGAAACAGAAGACCAGATTGAGCCTGATGATGGTGAGCCGAGTGGTCTGGTGTCAGAAGAAGAAAATCGTAGCAGGTTCAAACAAGCCATGCAAG GGCGGCGCTCTTGCCCTGGTGTAGTACTAGGAGAGAAGTGTTACCAGTTCTTTAAAGGGCCAAAGACGCCTGCAAATGCTGAG CTTTTTTGCCAAACGTTCCCCGGTGGCCATCTGGCCTCCATCACAAGCAATCACAACCACGCTGAGCTGATGAAGATGATACTGAAGGAAAATGGAAAGTATACGCGCACATGGATTGGAGGGCTTCGATTTCTAGAC ACTGGTCGCTTCATCTGGTTGGACGGGTCCAAATGGGACTACGCTGATTGGCTGTCAGGGGAGCCCAATAACACAGCAAATAAGGAGAACTGCCTGGAAGTTCTGCCTTGGG GAAACGGGAAGTTTAACGACTTTACGTGCTGGGAACCCCAGGCTTTCATCTGCTCCTATTACAATTAG